The Sulfitobacter sp. S223 genome has a window encoding:
- a CDS encoding isoprenyl transferase, which produces MIKRSKPEREELPEQSPGGPRHVAIIMDGNGRWATQRGRPRLFGHHAGAKRVREVVEACTEVGVEYLTIFAFSTENWKRTQVEVAGLMSLFRRYISKETRSLSEFGVRVRFIGDRVRLDDKLIRLMNDLEEATAHNTRVHLTIALNYGGRDEVARATKRLAQDVASGKLDPEAIDEETLPKYLDTYVLPDPDLVIRTSGEARISNFLLWQSAYAEYEFIDTLWPDFTRMEFARLCAAYGGRDRRFGGVKT; this is translated from the coding sequence ATGATTAAGCGCAGCAAACCCGAACGCGAAGAACTGCCCGAGCAATCTCCGGGTGGTCCGCGACATGTTGCGATCATTATGGATGGCAACGGGCGGTGGGCCACCCAGCGCGGACGCCCGCGGTTGTTCGGGCATCACGCCGGTGCAAAGCGTGTGCGCGAAGTGGTCGAAGCCTGCACCGAAGTCGGCGTGGAATACCTGACCATTTTTGCCTTCTCGACAGAAAACTGGAAACGGACTCAGGTTGAAGTGGCCGGGCTGATGAGCCTTTTCCGCCGCTACATCAGCAAAGAAACCCGTTCGTTAAGCGAATTTGGCGTGCGCGTGCGCTTTATCGGGGATCGGGTGCGGCTGGACGATAAGCTGATCCGCCTTATGAACGACCTTGAGGAAGCGACCGCGCATAACACCCGCGTGCATCTGACGATTGCGCTGAACTATGGCGGCCGCGATGAGGTGGCGCGCGCCACCAAACGGCTGGCTCAAGACGTCGCCAGCGGTAAGCTTGATCCCGAAGCGATAGATGAAGAAACGCTGCCAAAGTATTTGGATACCTATGTTTTGCCAGATCCTGATCTGGTAATCCGGACCAGTGGCGAAGCACGGATTTCGAACTTTTTGCTGTGGCAATCAGCCTATGCGGAATATGAATTCATCGACACGCTGTGGCCTGATTTCACCCGTATGGAGTTTGCCCGCCTTTGTGCCGCTTACGGCGGACGAGACAGGCGCTTTGGCGGCGTCAAAACCTGA
- a CDS encoding AraC family transcriptional regulator — protein MSETSLQIRTLAQLAGGDSWRLGLAHDQAHHTLIWVTRGQGRILLDGRRRGIGPHNAVFVPAGSVYSIDLGAQMLGQAIIVPDGTPLRLPDLPRHLRVRDVHVQSELAAIIEAAQREQSQGRPLAQDALEAHVALMSVWLRRQIAQEEHVPIQSTAGERLTRRFTQMIPQHYTSGAPMAFYAGELGVTPTHLTRTVKAATGKTAADLLTERVIHAARTLLETTRHPARNIAHHLGFGSAAYFTRFMQHHTGSSPSQLRAGNSGKRTGRPAVPSRQNAKAEA, from the coding sequence ATGAGTGAGACCAGCCTTCAAATTCGCACTCTTGCCCAGCTTGCTGGGGGAGATAGTTGGCGACTTGGGCTGGCGCACGATCAGGCACATCACACGCTTATTTGGGTGACACGCGGCCAAGGGCGCATTCTGCTAGACGGGCGTCGGCGCGGGATCGGACCGCACAACGCGGTGTTTGTACCGGCGGGGTCGGTGTACTCCATCGATCTTGGTGCCCAGATGTTGGGACAGGCGATCATTGTGCCTGACGGGACGCCCCTGCGCCTGCCCGATTTGCCGCGCCACCTGCGGGTCCGCGATGTTCACGTCCAGTCCGAACTTGCCGCGATCATTGAAGCCGCACAACGCGAACAATCCCAAGGTCGGCCTCTGGCCCAAGATGCCCTTGAGGCCCATGTGGCGCTGATGTCTGTCTGGTTGCGACGCCAGATAGCACAGGAAGAACACGTCCCGATCCAAAGCACCGCCGGTGAGCGGCTGACGCGCAGGTTCACACAGATGATCCCGCAACACTACACATCGGGTGCCCCGATGGCGTTCTACGCGGGCGAGCTTGGCGTGACCCCTACCCACCTGACGCGCACCGTGAAGGCGGCCACCGGCAAAACCGCGGCCGATTTGCTGACAGAACGTGTGATCCACGCCGCCCGCACCCTGCTGGAGACCACGCGGCACCCCGCACGCAATATCGCGCATCATCTCGGATTTGGCAGTGCCGCCTACTTTACGCGCTTCATGCAACACCACACCGGAAGCTCGCCCAGTCAGCTGCGCGCAGGCAATTCGGGAAAGAGAACCGGACGCCCGGCCGTGCCTTCCAGACAGAATGCCAAAGCCGAAGCCTGA
- the miaA gene encoding tRNA (adenosine(37)-N6)-dimethylallyltransferase MiaA — translation MLSNARAQLLASIPEDRPVLIAGPTASGKSALALDIAKRGGVVVNADASQVYACWRVISARPSPEEEAQAPHRLYGHLAETVRYSTGHWLREVAEVIAEGHRPIIVGGTGLYFQALTEGLAEIPLTPTDVRARADEMPLEDLLAGLDAATAAGLDLANRARVQRAWEVLEATGRGLAQWQADTPAPLLPLDQCSAIALDVDRDWLAARIEQRFDTMLAGGALDEVRAIEPHYDPTLPAHKAIGVPELIAYLRGSCTMEEARSAAIIATRQYAKRQRTWIRSKMSGWQKLHLPS, via the coding sequence ATGTTATCGAATGCACGTGCGCAGCTGCTGGCGTCAATCCCAGAGGACCGGCCAGTCCTTATTGCGGGACCTACTGCGTCGGGGAAATCCGCGCTTGCCCTCGACATAGCGAAACGTGGTGGCGTGGTTGTAAATGCCGATGCCAGCCAGGTTTATGCTTGCTGGCGTGTGATCTCGGCACGGCCCTCTCCCGAAGAAGAGGCGCAAGCGCCGCACCGGTTGTATGGGCATCTGGCCGAAACCGTGCGCTATTCGACAGGTCATTGGCTACGCGAAGTGGCTGAAGTCATTGCCGAAGGACATCGCCCGATTATTGTCGGCGGCACCGGCCTCTATTTTCAGGCGCTGACAGAAGGGCTGGCGGAAATCCCATTAACGCCAACGGACGTTCGGGCACGGGCGGATGAAATGCCGCTGGAGGACTTGCTTGCCGGTCTGGATGCGGCCACGGCGGCAGGGCTGGATCTGGCGAACCGCGCTCGGGTGCAGCGCGCTTGGGAAGTGCTTGAGGCGACAGGCCGCGGCTTGGCGCAGTGGCAAGCTGACACGCCGGCGCCGCTTTTGCCGCTGGACCAGTGCAGTGCCATTGCGCTGGATGTGGACCGTGACTGGCTGGCCGCGCGAATCGAACAACGGTTCGATACGATGCTCGCGGGGGGCGCGCTGGACGAAGTACGCGCCATCGAGCCGCATTACGATCCCACCCTCCCCGCGCACAAAGCTATTGGCGTACCGGAGCTGATCGCATATCTGCGCGGAAGCTGCACGATGGAAGAGGCCCGTAGCGCTGCCATTATCGCCACGCGACAATATGCCAAGCGTCAAAGAACGTGGATCCGTAGCAAAATGAGCGGATGGCAAAAGCTGCACTTGCCGTCTTAG
- the bamA gene encoding outer membrane protein assembly factor BamA, with amino-acid sequence MSLGSKIRANSAFEQQNFKRSGLKGLTFSLLLSTAWIAQAPQAFAQQYQFNSVQINGNQRIGDSAILSQAGIARGQAVSAGELNDAFQRLNNSGLFESVAIAPQGNTLVITVVELPTINRISFEGNRRIKDDALESVISSTSRRVFNPTQAEKDANAIAEAYSNDGRIAARVQAKVIKRNQNRVDLVFEIFEGQNVEIERLSFVGNRKYSDRRLRRVLGTKQAGLFRRLVRRDTYVQDRVEFDKQVLRDFYFSRGYVDMRVNSVNAQLTEERDGYFLGFNIQEGQQFQFGQVSVTSELANVDSDVYSDLIKIKPGVIYSPTLVEADIARLERQAIRDGVDFMRVEPRVSRNDRDLTLDVDFVLSRGPRIFVERIDIEGNTTTLDRVVRRQFDSVEGDPFNPREIRQAAERIRALGYFETAEVNAREGTSPEQVVIDVNVEEKPTGSLNFGASFSNTDGPGIAISFAEQNFLGRGQKLNLIVSTASDARRYGLTFVEPALLGRDVSFGLNLDYSEENSSFSTYDSTRLLFRPSLTFPVSENGRLQLRYTAEQSEVTENDDAEQGAIIQNDIDAGSLLTSSVGYEYSYDTRRTGLDPNAGVLFRFSQDFAGLGGDQKYVRTVAKVIAEKKFLNEELTIRGTLEGGAIAWSSGTNRAIDRFILTPTQLRGFEPGGIGPRDAASDQNDTLGGNMYLVGRVEAEFPLGLPEEYGIRGGVFYDVGNLWDLSDVNLGGNAVDGESGSFRHVIGVSIYWDTPVGPLQFNISDAIRKEDYDREQKFEVTLQTQF; translated from the coding sequence ATGAGCCTGGGGTCAAAGATACGCGCAAACAGCGCGTTCGAGCAGCAGAATTTTAAGCGGTCCGGCCTGAAAGGTCTGACTTTTTCATTACTTCTTTCAACAGCTTGGATAGCCCAAGCGCCGCAGGCGTTTGCGCAACAGTACCAATTCAATTCGGTCCAGATTAATGGCAACCAGCGAATTGGCGATAGTGCGATCCTGTCTCAGGCCGGAATCGCCCGCGGTCAGGCGGTAAGCGCGGGTGAGCTGAATGATGCCTTCCAGCGGCTGAATAACTCTGGCCTGTTCGAAAGTGTCGCTATTGCGCCGCAGGGCAACACGCTGGTTATCACCGTGGTCGAACTGCCGACGATCAACCGGATTTCCTTTGAAGGGAACCGCCGGATCAAGGATGACGCGCTTGAATCTGTGATCTCGTCCACCTCGCGGCGGGTGTTTAATCCGACCCAAGCCGAAAAAGACGCGAATGCCATTGCCGAGGCTTATTCGAACGATGGGCGCATCGCTGCGCGCGTTCAGGCAAAAGTCATCAAGCGGAACCAAAACCGTGTTGACCTGGTGTTTGAAATTTTTGAAGGCCAGAACGTTGAGATTGAGCGCCTGAGCTTTGTTGGTAACCGCAAATACTCAGACCGCCGCCTGCGCCGCGTGTTGGGAACCAAGCAGGCGGGCCTGTTCCGCCGTCTGGTGCGCCGCGACACATATGTTCAGGACCGCGTTGAATTCGACAAACAGGTTTTGCGCGATTTCTATTTCTCGCGTGGCTATGTTGATATGCGGGTCAACTCCGTAAACGCACAGCTCACCGAAGAGCGGGACGGCTATTTCCTTGGGTTTAACATTCAGGAAGGCCAGCAGTTTCAGTTTGGTCAGGTTTCGGTGACATCCGAACTCGCGAATGTAGATAGCGACGTTTATTCCGATCTGATTAAGATCAAGCCGGGCGTTATCTATTCTCCGACACTTGTTGAGGCTGACATCGCGCGACTGGAACGTCAGGCGATCCGCGACGGCGTAGACTTTATGCGCGTTGAGCCGCGCGTCAGCCGCAATGACCGCGATCTGACGCTGGATGTGGACTTTGTCCTGTCACGCGGGCCGCGTATCTTTGTCGAACGCATTGATATTGAGGGCAACACCACGACGCTTGACCGTGTTGTGCGCCGCCAGTTTGACAGCGTTGAAGGCGACCCGTTCAATCCTCGCGAAATCCGTCAGGCAGCCGAACGCATTCGTGCGCTAGGCTATTTCGAGACAGCCGAAGTGAATGCCCGTGAGGGGACTTCGCCAGAGCAGGTTGTGATCGACGTGAACGTCGAAGAAAAACCTACAGGGTCTTTGAACTTTGGTGCGTCTTTCTCGAACACCGATGGTCCTGGTATTGCGATCAGCTTTGCCGAACAGAACTTTTTGGGCCGTGGTCAAAAGCTCAACCTCATTGTCTCAACTGCCTCTGACGCGCGTCGCTATGGCCTGACCTTTGTGGAACCGGCCTTGCTGGGCCGTGACGTGAGCTTTGGTTTGAATCTGGACTATTCCGAAGAGAATTCCTCTTTCTCGACCTACGACAGCACGCGGTTGCTGTTCCGTCCCAGCCTGACGTTCCCCGTGTCTGAAAACGGGCGTTTGCAACTGCGCTATACTGCAGAGCAGTCCGAAGTGACCGAAAATGACGATGCCGAACAGGGCGCAATCATTCAGAATGACATCGATGCAGGATCGCTTCTGACCTCGTCTGTCGGGTACGAATATAGCTACGACACCCGTCGCACCGGATTGGACCCGAACGCAGGTGTTCTTTTCCGCTTTAGCCAGGACTTTGCAGGTCTGGGCGGTGATCAGAAATATGTGCGTACGGTCGCCAAGGTCATTGCAGAGAAGAAGTTCCTGAACGAAGAATTGACCATTCGCGGCACATTGGAAGGTGGCGCAATCGCTTGGAGCAGTGGTACGAACCGTGCGATTGACCGTTTCATCCTGACGCCAACGCAGCTGCGCGGGTTTGAACCGGGTGGTATTGGTCCGCGCGACGCGGCCTCTGACCAGAACGACACGCTGGGCGGCAACATGTATCTGGTTGGTCGGGTCGAGGCGGAATTCCCGCTGGGCCTGCCGGAAGAATACGGTATCCGTGGGGGTGTCTTCTATGATGTCGGCAACCTGTGGGATTTGTCTGATGTAAACCTTGGCGGTAACGCCGTGGACGGCGAAAGCGGATCGTTCCGTCATGTCATCGGGGTTTCCATCTACTGGGACACACCTGTGGGTCCGCTCCAGTTCAATATCTCCGATGCGATCCGCAAAGAAGATTACGACCGCGAGCAGAAGTTCGAAGTGACCCTCCAGACGCAATTCTGA
- the rseP gene encoding RIP metalloprotease RseP, which produces MDITTLVPQFGGFVWTMAAFIIALSVIVAIHEYGHYIVGRWCGIKADVFSLGFGPVIYSRHDKHGTRWQIAALPFGGYVKFAGDSNAASGKDEDAMNEAAADPARLRSTMHGAPLWARALTVAAGPVFNFALSIIVFAGISMALGNVREPLTVDAVKPLPNAVEGLEKGDVLQAIAGLEIPSSTQTPEYRAYMDALPLEPVLDYTVLRDGVSLTVPGPYPQPALVGSVGPETAALEAGLASGDVITGVDGAPVFAFQQLKNAVESSEGRPLLLDVWRAGEILQFTLVPKSTDEPQDDGGFVNVLRIGISSDSAITAATETPGLIESVQSGVAGTWRIIKGSISGLWHMVTGAISSCNMSGPVGIAKVSGAMASQGAMSFINFIAVLSTAVGLLNLFPIPALDGGHLTFYAYEAVRGKPPSDGALRILMSIGLTMVLGLMLFALFNDIFCP; this is translated from the coding sequence TTGGATATTACAACACTTGTTCCGCAATTCGGCGGTTTTGTCTGGACGATGGCAGCGTTTATCATCGCACTGTCGGTGATCGTCGCGATCCATGAATACGGCCATTACATCGTCGGGCGCTGGTGCGGGATCAAGGCGGACGTTTTCTCGCTCGGTTTTGGACCGGTGATATACTCTCGCCATGACAAGCATGGCACGCGCTGGCAGATCGCTGCGCTGCCTTTTGGCGGCTATGTTAAATTTGCGGGCGATTCCAACGCGGCATCTGGCAAGGACGAGGACGCAATGAACGAGGCAGCGGCAGATCCTGCTCGCCTGCGTTCCACGATGCACGGCGCGCCTCTCTGGGCGCGCGCGCTGACCGTCGCGGCAGGGCCGGTATTTAACTTTGCCCTGTCTATCATTGTGTTCGCCGGCATTTCTATGGCGCTCGGCAATGTGCGTGAACCACTGACAGTAGATGCCGTAAAACCTCTGCCAAATGCGGTTGAAGGTTTGGAGAAGGGGGATGTTTTGCAGGCCATCGCCGGTCTTGAGATACCTTCCAGCACCCAAACACCTGAATACCGCGCGTACATGGATGCGCTGCCGCTGGAGCCGGTTCTGGACTATACCGTCCTGCGCGACGGCGTCTCATTGACGGTGCCGGGCCCCTATCCACAGCCCGCCCTTGTGGGCAGCGTCGGACCAGAGACAGCAGCCCTTGAAGCAGGGTTGGCCAGCGGGGATGTGATCACCGGTGTAGACGGGGCGCCTGTTTTTGCCTTCCAACAGCTCAAGAATGCTGTTGAAAGCTCGGAAGGGCGTCCGTTGTTGCTGGACGTCTGGCGCGCAGGTGAAATTCTGCAATTCACGCTTGTTCCCAAATCTACTGATGAACCGCAGGACGATGGCGGTTTTGTGAATGTGCTGCGGATCGGGATTTCCAGTGACAGCGCGATTACTGCCGCGACAGAAACGCCGGGTCTGATCGAATCTGTACAAAGCGGTGTGGCGGGGACGTGGCGGATCATCAAAGGTTCGATCTCGGGCCTTTGGCACATGGTGACGGGCGCAATTAGCTCTTGCAACATGTCCGGCCCTGTCGGGATTGCAAAAGTATCTGGCGCGATGGCCAGTCAGGGCGCGATGAGCTTTATCAACTTTATTGCGGTGCTCAGCACAGCTGTTGGTCTGCTCAACCTATTCCCGATCCCCGCATTGGATGGGGGCCACCTGACGTTTTATGCTTATGAGGCTGTTCGCGGCAAACCGCCGAGTGATGGTGCGCTTCGGATCCTGATGAGCATCGGCCTGACAATGGTTCTGGGCCTGATGCTGTTTGCTTTGTTCAACGACATCTTCTGTCCGTAA
- the pyrH gene encoding UMP kinase, with product MSDTSQASFQRVMLKISGEALMGDQGFGLHPPTVERIAREVKSVHDMGVEICMVIGGGNIFRGLQGSAQGMERTTADYMGMLATVMNALAMQSSLEGLGIHTRVISAITMNEVAEPYIRRRAVRHLEKKRVCIFAAGTGNPYFTTDTAATLRANEMSCEAIFKGTKVDGVYDKDPAKHDDAVRYDTVSYDDVLQKRLGVMDASAIALARDNNLPIIVFSLDEPGGFKGILAGEGTYTRVQG from the coding sequence ATGTCCGATACCTCGCAAGCTTCCTTTCAACGGGTTATGCTCAAAATCTCCGGCGAGGCGCTAATGGGGGATCAGGGCTTTGGCCTGCACCCGCCGACCGTCGAGCGTATCGCGCGTGAAGTGAAATCCGTTCATGATATGGGCGTCGAGATTTGCATGGTCATCGGCGGCGGCAACATTTTCCGTGGCTTGCAGGGCAGCGCACAAGGAATGGAGCGCACCACAGCAGATTATATGGGGATGCTGGCAACAGTGATGAACGCACTGGCGATGCAATCCTCGCTTGAGGGGCTGGGCATCCATACGCGCGTAATCTCTGCGATCACTATGAATGAAGTGGCCGAGCCGTATATCCGCCGCCGCGCCGTGCGCCACCTTGAGAAAAAGCGCGTCTGTATCTTTGCGGCTGGTACCGGCAACCCTTATTTCACAACCGATACCGCCGCGACCCTGCGCGCCAACGAGATGTCGTGCGAAGCGATTTTCAAAGGCACGAAGGTGGATGGTGTCTATGACAAAGACCCGGCCAAGCATGATGACGCCGTACGCTATGACACAGTCAGCTATGATGATGTGCTGCAAAAGCGTCTGGGCGTGATGGACGCCTCTGCCATCGCTCTGGCGCGTGACAACAACCTGCCGATTATCGTCTTCTCACTGGATGAGCCGGGCGGTTTCAAAGGCATCCTTGCGGGCGAGGGAACCTATACACGGGTACAGGGCTGA
- the dxr gene encoding 1-deoxy-D-xylulose-5-phosphate reductoisomerase, with protein MRKVSIFGATGSIGQNTIDLIKRAPEEYEVVALTGARNIEQLAADARALNAQIAVTADDSLLEDLRAALKGSGVIAAAGADAILEAAHRPADWIMSAIVGAAGLAPGMAALGQGSTLALANKESLVCAGKLLLETGRAQGAQILPVDSEHSAVFQALVGEDMNAVERIIITASGGAFRDWPIEDLCDATLDQASSHPNWDMGQRITIDSASMFNKAMEVIETREFFDVAPEQIEVLIHPQSMIHALVGFNDGALMAHVGPPDMRHAIGYALHHPQRRHIPVERLDLAAIGSFEFRAPDDARWPALRIAREVMARGGLAGAVFNAAKETALDGFIAGQLKFTQMSDVVSQVLDRMDAQGGHIDATMTLDNVLETDHLARKAARLAIEQRAG; from the coding sequence ATGCGAAAAGTCAGTATATTTGGCGCGACCGGTTCCATCGGGCAGAACACAATTGACCTGATCAAACGTGCACCTGAGGAGTATGAGGTCGTTGCCCTGACAGGTGCGCGCAACATCGAACAACTTGCCGCGGACGCGCGGGCGCTAAATGCACAGATCGCGGTAACAGCGGATGACAGTCTGCTGGAAGATTTGCGTGCGGCTCTTAAAGGATCGGGGGTCATCGCCGCTGCTGGTGCAGACGCGATCCTAGAAGCGGCGCACCGGCCTGCGGACTGGATCATGTCTGCAATCGTTGGTGCTGCCGGCCTTGCGCCCGGCATGGCCGCTTTGGGCCAGGGCAGCACTCTCGCGCTGGCAAACAAGGAATCTCTGGTCTGTGCAGGCAAATTGCTGCTTGAAACGGGCAGGGCGCAAGGTGCGCAAATCCTGCCGGTGGATAGCGAACATTCTGCCGTTTTTCAGGCGCTGGTAGGTGAGGATATGAACGCGGTAGAGCGGATCATCATCACGGCCTCCGGCGGGGCATTCCGTGACTGGCCTATCGAAGACTTGTGTGACGCGACACTGGATCAGGCGTCTAGCCATCCGAATTGGGATATGGGCCAGCGGATCACCATAGATTCCGCGTCGATGTTCAATAAGGCGATGGAAGTTATTGAAACAAGAGAGTTCTTTGACGTAGCGCCAGAGCAGATCGAGGTACTTATTCACCCGCAAAGTATGATCCATGCGCTGGTCGGGTTTAATGACGGCGCGCTAATGGCGCATGTAGGGCCGCCCGATATGCGCCACGCCATCGGCTATGCGCTGCACCACCCCCAGCGCCGCCATATACCGGTTGAGCGTCTGGACCTTGCCGCCATTGGCAGTTTCGAATTCCGCGCGCCCGATGACGCGCGTTGGCCCGCGTTGCGCATCGCGCGCGAGGTCATGGCGCGCGGCGGTCTGGCCGGTGCGGTATTTAATGCCGCGAAAGAAACCGCGCTGGACGGATTTATCGCCGGACAGCTGAAATTCACCCAGATGTCGGACGTTGTGTCGCAGGTTTTGGACCGCATGGATGCACAAGGGGGCCACATTGATGCCACCATGACCCTTGATAACGTGCTCGAAACAGACCATCTGGCACGCAAGGCCGCACGGTTGGCTATAGAACAAAGAGCAGGGTAG
- a CDS encoding phosphatidate cytidylyltransferase — protein sequence MSSTEKWSDLAARVMSAVAMAVVAVAGIWTGGYVFHVLVALICGVMVWEMVGMLRPGQSRAQLLLGGTTGAAVLLSVYLPVGFALPLLLAPALVGFGYLERNRTIYMTFTVMILMSGFGMIKVRDEMGVNWMLWLVLVVVVTDVVGYFAGRAFGGPKFWPAVSPKKTWSGTAAGWIGAAIVGLVFSANTGVGYQLIGISIAVSMASQMGDIAESGMKRKMGVKDSSNLIPGHGGLMDRFDGMLGASVFLLIIGQVIGFPPGVG from the coding sequence ATGAGCAGCACTGAAAAATGGTCTGATCTGGCAGCGCGCGTGATGTCGGCGGTTGCGATGGCGGTTGTCGCCGTGGCCGGGATATGGACGGGCGGATATGTTTTTCATGTCCTGGTGGCCCTGATCTGCGGCGTTATGGTTTGGGAAATGGTCGGGATGTTGCGTCCCGGTCAATCCCGCGCGCAACTGCTTCTTGGGGGGACCACGGGCGCTGCTGTCCTGCTGTCTGTCTATCTGCCTGTTGGCTTTGCACTGCCTTTGTTGCTTGCGCCCGCGCTTGTCGGTTTCGGTTATCTTGAACGGAACCGCACGATTTACATGACTTTCACGGTCATGATCCTGATGTCCGGCTTTGGTATGATCAAGGTGCGCGATGAAATGGGCGTGAACTGGATGCTCTGGCTGGTGCTGGTCGTGGTTGTCACCGATGTGGTTGGCTATTTCGCGGGCCGCGCATTTGGCGGGCCCAAGTTCTGGCCGGCGGTCAGCCCCAAGAAAACGTGGTCCGGTACGGCGGCCGGATGGATCGGCGCGGCGATTGTCGGACTGGTATTTTCTGCCAACACGGGCGTTGGATATCAGCTTATCGGTATTTCGATCGCGGTCTCCATGGCCTCGCAGATGGGGGACATCGCCGAAAGCGGGATGAAGCGGAAGATGGGCGTGAAAGACAGCTCGAATCTTATACCCGGCCACGGTGGTCTGATGGACCGCTTTGACGGGATGCTTGGCGCATCGGTGTTTTTGCTCATCATCGGGCAGGTTATCGGTTTCCCCCCCGGAGTGGGGTGA
- the frr gene encoding ribosome recycling factor, protein MSEDFMLDTDDLERRMKGAIASLRTEFASLRTGRASASMLEPVMVDAYGSMTPINQVGTVNVPEPRMVTINVWDKALVGKVEKAIRESGLGINPQLNGTIIMLPIPELNEERRTQLTKVAGGYAENARVSIRNIRRDGMDQIKKAKADGMSEDDQKIWEDEVQELTNKQIKAIDDQLETKQAEIMQV, encoded by the coding sequence ATGTCCGAAGACTTTATGCTAGACACCGACGATCTTGAGCGGCGGATGAAGGGGGCGATCGCGTCCCTGCGTACCGAATTTGCGTCCCTGCGCACAGGCCGTGCTTCGGCCTCCATGTTGGAGCCGGTGATGGTGGATGCATACGGCTCCATGACGCCAATCAACCAGGTTGGTACCGTCAACGTGCCAGAGCCGCGCATGGTCACGATCAATGTCTGGGACAAGGCGCTGGTCGGCAAGGTTGAAAAAGCCATCCGCGAAAGCGGTTTGGGCATCAATCCGCAGTTGAACGGCACCATCATCATGCTGCCGATCCCTGAGCTGAACGAAGAACGCCGTACGCAATTGACCAAAGTGGCTGGTGGTTATGCCGAAAATGCGCGCGTCAGCATCCGGAACATCCGCCGCGACGGGATGGACCAGATCAAGAAGGCCAAAGCGGACGGTATGTCCGAAGATGACCAGAAGATTTGGGAAGACGAAGTTCAGGAGCTGACGAACAAGCAGATCAAAGCGATTGATGACCAGCTTGAAACGAAGCAAGCCGAAATCATGCAGGTTTGA
- a CDS encoding ABC transporter permease codes for MGLFILRRLGVMILTGLCLTFIVFWLTNLYPNLEKLAKTQGNFRMSDEAVSSYLGDRGYLEPLPIKFAQWLGVAPGWVTEKPEGKTFGRCFTEGTPEEERRSFCGVIQGDWGTSTVFKDDVSSIVATRLGLTGKLMFWVLVLMVPSALIVGVLAGMREGSKMDRSLSTVSIISTATPEYVSGVIFIAVFASSAFGLKWFKGSATSAMENANFENFFLPVLTISLYGMGYIARMTRASMTEVMTAQYIRTARLKGVSFRNIVMKHALRNALIAPFTVIMLQIPWLLNGVVIVETLFNYKGFGWVLVQAAGNNDIELLLAVSVVSVVVVLLTQLISDIGYVFLNPRIRIS; via the coding sequence ATGGGACTATTCATCCTCAGACGTCTGGGCGTGATGATACTGACAGGGCTTTGCCTGACGTTCATCGTGTTCTGGCTGACCAATCTCTATCCAAACCTCGAAAAACTTGCCAAAACCCAAGGCAACTTCCGCATGAGCGACGAGGCCGTAAGCTCTTATCTCGGCGATCGCGGTTATCTGGAACCTCTGCCGATTAAATTTGCGCAGTGGTTGGGCGTTGCGCCGGGTTGGGTCACCGAAAAACCCGAAGGCAAAACCTTTGGCCGTTGCTTTACCGAAGGAACACCGGAAGAAGAACGCCGCAGTTTTTGCGGGGTCATACAAGGGGATTGGGGAACATCCACTGTCTTTAAAGACGACGTGAGCAGCATTGTTGCGACACGGTTGGGCCTGACCGGCAAGCTGATGTTCTGGGTGCTGGTCCTGATGGTGCCTTCGGCCCTGATCGTCGGCGTGCTGGCAGGAATGCGTGAGGGGTCCAAAATGGACCGCTCCCTATCAACCGTCTCGATCATCAGCACGGCGACGCCGGAATATGTGTCAGGGGTTATCTTTATCGCGGTCTTTGCCTCGTCGGCATTCGGGCTGAAGTGGTTCAAAGGCTCTGCCACGTCAGCGATGGAAAACGCCAACTTTGAAAATTTCTTTCTGCCGGTCCTGACGATTTCACTGTACGGCATGGGCTATATTGCGCGCATGACGCGGGCTTCGATGACCGAGGTGATGACCGCACAATACATCCGCACTGCGCGTCTCAAGGGCGTCAGCTTTCGCAATATTGTGATGAAACACGCGCTGCGCAACGCGCTGATCGCGCCCTTCACCGTCATCATGCTTCAAATCCCCTGGCTTTTGAACGGGGTCGTGATTGTAGAGACCCTGTTTAACTACAAGGGCTTCGGTTGGGTGTTGGTGCAGGCAGCGGGCAATAATGACATCGAACTGTTGCTGGCAGTCTCGGTCGTGTCGGTCGTGGTGGTGCTGCTGACGCAGCTGATCTCCGATATCGGCTATGTCTTCCTCAATCCACGCATTCGCATTTCATAA